The genomic stretch CAACTACCAgctctcaaatttaaaaactagaaTTTCAAGAAATGTAGATTATATATCTTAGCCGGTATAAAAatgttcttatgattttttttgtgaatctggatttgattttttcattcttCATCCATCTAATATTTTCTACGAAGTCAGTCCATGAAATAAACACCTTTATGAGAATGCAAAcatattataattgttatttttttattttattttgtttaaaagtatattaaaataatattattattttttttaataaaattatctccaacattagtatatcaaaataacctaaaaatactataaaaaaaactaatttaaagctGAAAAGAATTGCAGTTGgggaataaaacaaaaaagcttctaaatatgattaattatttttagacgGCTAAAAATTCTATAGAATTAATATTCGGTGTCTtgtgtattttttagatttttttaatattatcttgtcaagattattaaaaaaaattaattaatttttttttgttttttttttttaaaaaaacactttaaaatggTTTGAAACACAGATACAAACACTCCAGATCAAAACTGAAGTTAACGTGGGACCCAACAAACcgtacttgaaaaataaatcaaccgCAAAGGTCGGGATTGGAAAATCCGCCACCAACACTACGCGTTTTTAGCCGATGGTTCAAACCTCTAACACAACTCAACAGTACACACATACCTGTCTGCttattttattatggtttgATACAAGTATGCAACCACACCAGCAATTAGCAAAATTTATCCATAAAGAAAAGGCAAGCCTATGCACGTACCAACACACACCATAAGAAACCAAAAACCAAGTcgcctctttctttcttctctaatTTGCAGCGAACAGACCTGGTAAACCAATTGCCATGCTTTAACTTTGATCAAGATCTTGACTTTCTGTTTTTCTACCCAATTTGTTTTCAAGGGCAGGGCTTGTTTTGTTCATTTGTTACTGTTTTCTGGGTCGTTGAATCTTgagtttttctttgttagtcATTATTCCTCGATCTATTAAGTTGGTGTTTTTGTTTGCTGTTGTACTAATAGTAAATTTAGTCACTGATCAAGAAGGTTTGACTGTTTTGGGATTctttatttgttgtattttgcTGAAAAACTCTGGTATTAGCTGTGATTTGTCGACTAAAGGTCAATCGTTTTGTATTTGCAATTCGACAAATGTTTTAGAAAAGCAGATGATTCCTAGAGTTTTTGTGATAGTTGGTTGACTTTTGATTCTATTTGCTGATATTTTTCCATAAGCTGATGGTGTTCGAGTTTTCATAGTGATCATATTGTTAGTAATTTGAAGTTCAAATCAGTTGTGTTGTATTGGTAGAGTCTACAGGACTAGATCTTGATGTTGAGATCAGTGGTGGTGGTTAGAAGTGATTGAGTTCAGGATAGATGGGTAATACTTGTGTAGGACCGAGCATTTCCAAGAATGGTTTTTTCCAATCTGTATCCGCTGCAATGTGGCGGACTCGATCGCCAGATGATTCAATGTCTCGGACTAATGGAGAGTCTGTCCATGAACTTGAGGCAGTATCTAGAGAATCTGAACCGCCTTTGCCAGTTCAGAGCAAACCCCCGGAACAGATGACCATCCCAAAACCCGAAGAACCAGAGAAATTGGAAAAATCAGATGAGCCTGCAAAGCCTAAGAAgccccctcaagtgaaaaggGTGTCTAGTGCTGGGCTTAGAACTGAATCTGTTTTAAAAACTAAAGCTGGTAATCTGAAGGAGTTCTTTAGTTTGGGAAAGAAACTAGGACAAGGTCAATTTGGGACAACATTTCTATGCGTGGAGAAAGCGACAAAGAAAGAATATGCATGCAAATCGATTGCTAAGAGGAAGTTGTTAACTGATGAGGATGTTGAGGATGTAAGAAGGGAAATCTCGATCATGCACCATTTGGCTGGCCACCCAAATGTTATATCTATTAAAGGGGCTTATGAGGATGGTGTGGCAGTTCATGTTGTTATGGAGTTATGTGCTGGTGGTGAGCTCTTTGATAGGATTATTAAGCGCGGGCATTATAGCGAAAGAAAGGCAGCTGAGCTTACTCGAACTATAGTTGGAGTGGTTGAAGCTTGTCATTCACTGGGTGTGATGCATCGAGACCTTAAACCAGAGAATTTTCTGTTTGTTAACCAAAAAGAGGACTCACTTCTAAAAACAATTGACTTTGGTTTGTCAATATTCTTCAAGCCAGGTATGTTCTTATCCTTGTACTTTCAGCATCTACTGGAATTGATCTTGTGTTATTTtcattaccattttttttatttgacaactTGCTTCTCAATTCTATGATCATATGTTTCCTCGGACAAATATACTGCAAGACCTCGTGTAAGAAGCCATAAATTTGACTTTAAGATTCTACTTGAAAATTGACGGTTCTCTTTCCAGGAGAGAGATTTAACGATGTGGTTGGGAGTCCGTACTATGTTGCTCCTGAGGTTCTGAAAAAGCGTTATGGTCCTGAAGCAGATGTTTGGAGTGCCGGAGTCATCATTTACATTTTGTTAAGTGGAGTTCCTCCCTTTTGGGCTGGTGAGAACTTTGTCATTTACTAGCTTCCTAAATTTAGTTGTTTCTGCAGTTTGTCTAAATGTGATCCAAATTTAACTTTATAGAATTCCCACCCTCTCTTGTTTCATCTTGCTTGTCACGGTTATCCAGAGACCGAGCAGGAGATATTTGAACAGGTCCTGCATGGTGATCTAGACTTTTCATCAGACCCTTGGCCTAGCATCTCTGAAAGTGCCAAGGATTTAGTGAGGAGAATGCTTGTTCGAGACCCCAGAAGGCGTTTAACTGCACATGAAGTTCTGTGTGAGTCTTGATTATTCCTTTTTTCTTATCTCTTGATTTACGGGTAGTTACATTGGATTATTGCCTGaataaaaacagaaatgaaatgCTCAAGACTGAGAAATTAAACCCTATGAGAAAATGCACATGAAGTTCTGTGTGAGTCTTGATTATTCCTTTTTTCTGATCTCTTGATTTGCGGGTAGTTACATTGGATTATTGCCTgaataaaaacagaaataaaataCTCAAGACTGACAAATTAACCCTATGAGAAAATGCACATGAAGTTCTGTGTGAGTCTTGATTATTCCTGTTTTCTGATCTCTTGATTTATGGGTAGTTACATTGGATTATTGCCTGaataaaaacagaaatgaaataCTCAAGACTGACAAATTAACCCTATGAGAAAATTGGTTTTTCTAGCTTCAATGCATGATATGTCAGCCTATTACTATATCATGACAAATGGCAGTCTCTTTACATGGATTTCTTATCTTTTGAATGAAGGGTAAACCTGCGTTCAAAATGGTTGTACGTGATCTTTAAATCCTCAACAGGACGTGTGTTGATGTgatcaaagtgttttttacttgaaaatgcatcaaaataatattttttatttgatattttaaaaattatttttaacatcatcacattaaaatgatccgaaaatataaaaaaataattttaagcaataaataaattttcatgaaatgtTGTTTGGAATGCAATTCCAAACGGCGCCAGGGTCATTCAGCCACGTCTGCCCAGGTTATCTGCAGTGTTGATAGATTCTTATAATCAAGCAAAAGTGTTAGAGacagaaaaaaagaacagagcgcagtcttttaaaaataacaacttaACCTCTTGCTTTGGAAAGCTAAGGTTGGGTGGTTTTTCTGTTTCTCTTTCATTTCATGTTAGAAAATCTTAAATATGAAATCAAGACCTCATTTTTTATCCAGTAGGATTCTTTTTCATCTCTGATGTGTGGGTCATACTTCTTGCAGGCCATCCTTGGGTGCAAGAAGATGGTGTAGCTCCTGACAAGCCTCTGGATTCAGCTGTATTGAGTCGTCTGAAGCAATTTTCTGCTATGAATAAGCTAAAGAAAATGGCTCTTAGAGTAAGTCTCGGGCTTGAGAATGGATCTTGGAGTAAGTCTCCACATGTGCAAGACATGATGTTGTAATGAACCTTGAAGCATTTGAATATTATATGTTCTGGAAATGCTTAGAATCTGGAATTAAAATGACTTTATTCAGATGTCGCATCATTTAAGTGCAGGAATTTAAAGTAGAAGTTTCTGAAGATGTAGAATGATGGATTTGTCTTTTTCCTCTTGCAGATCATTGCAGAGACCCTTTCTGAAGAAGAAATAGCTGGCCTAAAGGAGATGTTCCAGATGATAGACTCTGATGGCAGTGGTCAAATCACTTTTGAAGAACTCAAGGCTGGATTGAAAAGAGTTGGAGCTAATCTTAAGGAATCTGAAATTTATGATCTGATGCAAGCAGTGAGTATCTTAGGAAGTTCTAATTCCATCTTTAAGCTAGGAAAGTAACTATAT from Populus alba chromosome 8, ASM523922v2, whole genome shotgun sequence encodes the following:
- the LOC118045021 gene encoding calcium-dependent protein kinase 1; its protein translation is MGNTCVGPSISKNGFFQSVSAAMWRTRSPDDSMSRTNGESVHELEAVSRESEPPLPVQSKPPEQMTIPKPEEPEKLEKSDEPAKPKKPPQVKRVSSAGLRTESVLKTKAGNLKEFFSLGKKLGQGQFGTTFLCVEKATKKEYACKSIAKRKLLTDEDVEDVRREISIMHHLAGHPNVISIKGAYEDGVAVHVVMELCAGGELFDRIIKRGHYSERKAAELTRTIVGVVEACHSLGVMHRDLKPENFLFVNQKEDSLLKTIDFGLSIFFKPGERFNDVVGSPYYVAPEVLKKRYGPEADVWSAGVIIYILLSGVPPFWAETEQEIFEQVLHGDLDFSSDPWPSISESAKDLVRRMLVRDPRRRLTAHEVLCHPWVQEDGVAPDKPLDSAVLSRLKQFSAMNKLKKMALRIIAETLSEEEIAGLKEMFQMIDSDGSGQITFEELKAGLKRVGANLKESEIYDLMQAADVDNSGTIDYGEFIAATLHLNKIERQDHLFAAFSYFDKDGSGYITPDELQQACEEFGIEDIRLEEMIREVDQDNDGRIDYNEFVAMMQKGNVAGPARKGLEHSFSINFREALKL